In Edaphobacter lichenicola, a single genomic region encodes these proteins:
- a CDS encoding molybdopterin-dependent oxidoreductase translates to MINEEKGNSVGSEDIPSTSTGSNLETTQSLAAGSEDTNPTAPVGAETRQGVESVEQPANADGSPSSSVGHALQTDKVASSVTAKQEMEELAKTGPQNANLSASIVIERSEAVETIQQSGDADESPSLSVEPAPRIDEVVPPIAVEPLFVKKQQSFFEEQPLPVIVMAPRVLRYRTRRDVLGFGIGAVAAAAGAEFLLPQNTLSRLGVRRDMSSPRKEWMLNKALRIDDDVAEALYSLNRMVPTYTKSHITPIKNNYNGATPDPGYISGWNLTLEGLDSGLSVCLDIRKLMNRFPMHEQIIRFVCVEGWSAIAWWAGLRFDDLLRAYPPMSQAKWARVESSVNLDNSGNPDPYFVSIDLATARHPQTLLVTHLSGQPLTVEHGAPLRLLVPVKLGLKNVKAITRITYSVKEPRDYWTPYGYSSYDGI, encoded by the coding sequence GTGATCAATGAGGAGAAAGGCAATTCAGTCGGATCGGAAGATATTCCCTCGACGAGTACTGGATCGAATTTGGAAACCACGCAGTCACTGGCGGCTGGCTCTGAGGATACTAACCCCACTGCCCCAGTAGGCGCTGAAACTCGCCAGGGCGTGGAATCGGTCGAACAACCCGCGAATGCGGATGGATCGCCTTCATCATCAGTGGGTCACGCACTGCAAACAGATAAAGTCGCTTCCTCTGTTACTGCGAAACAGGAGATGGAAGAGTTAGCGAAGACTGGCCCTCAGAATGCGAATCTTTCCGCCTCAATAGTCATTGAGAGGTCCGAGGCCGTTGAAACGATCCAGCAATCCGGAGATGCAGATGAATCGCCCTCATTATCAGTAGAGCCTGCGCCGCGAATTGACGAAGTGGTTCCACCCATTGCAGTGGAACCCTTATTCGTGAAGAAACAGCAAAGCTTCTTTGAAGAGCAGCCTCTCCCTGTAATTGTGATGGCTCCCCGGGTACTGCGCTATCGAACCCGGCGCGACGTCCTGGGGTTTGGAATCGGCGCGGTGGCAGCGGCGGCAGGCGCTGAATTTCTTTTGCCACAAAATACACTCAGCCGCCTGGGTGTGCGCCGAGATATGAGTTCGCCGAGGAAGGAGTGGATGCTCAACAAAGCTCTTCGTATCGACGATGACGTGGCTGAAGCACTCTACTCGCTGAATCGTATGGTGCCTACATACACGAAATCTCATATTACCCCGATCAAGAACAACTACAACGGAGCCACTCCTGACCCTGGCTATATATCGGGATGGAATCTAACTCTGGAAGGGCTCGATTCCGGCTTGAGCGTCTGTCTCGATATTCGGAAGCTCATGAATCGCTTCCCCATGCATGAGCAAATTATCCGGTTTGTTTGCGTTGAAGGCTGGAGTGCGATCGCGTGGTGGGCTGGTCTGAGATTCGATGACCTGCTTCGTGCCTACCCACCGATGTCGCAGGCGAAATGGGCTCGGGTGGAGTCGTCGGTCAATCTCGACAACTCGGGAAATCCTGATCCCTACTTTGTCTCAATCGACTTGGCAACGGCACGCCATCCGCAGACGCTACTGGTCACACACCTCAGCGGTCAGCCCCTCACGGTGGAACATGGAGCACCACTCCGTCTCCTGGTACCCGTAAAACTTGGTTTGAAGAATGTGAAGGCCATTACGCGGATTACCTATTCCGTGAAAGAGCCAAGAGATTACTGGACTCCCTATGGGTATTCCTCCTACGACGGAATCTAG
- a CDS encoding SDR family NAD(P)-dependent oxidoreductase encodes MANTQKTVIVTGASQGIGAAVVKAFLERGYNVVGTSRNATKSAELKASDKLVLVDGDIGQAVTARKVIEATVQKFGSVDVVVNNAGIFSAKPFTDYSADDFRALVSTNLEGYIYITQLAVKQMLAQKSGGSVVAITSSLVKNPIGGLPVALPMITKGGLEAITRSLASEYSKEHIRFNAVAPGVVDTPLHKDNPKDFLKTLSPMGTISTSEEIANAVVYLTESRQITGEVLHVDGGAHNGKW; translated from the coding sequence ATGGCAAACACTCAAAAGACGGTAATCGTGACGGGCGCCTCCCAGGGAATCGGCGCTGCAGTAGTCAAGGCGTTCCTGGAACGTGGTTATAACGTAGTGGGCACCTCTCGCAATGCGACCAAGTCGGCTGAGTTGAAGGCTTCCGACAAGCTTGTGTTGGTGGACGGAGATATCGGCCAGGCTGTCACGGCTCGAAAAGTGATCGAGGCCACCGTTCAGAAGTTCGGCTCGGTTGATGTCGTTGTTAACAACGCGGGCATCTTCTCGGCAAAACCCTTCACGGATTACAGCGCTGACGATTTCCGTGCCCTCGTCTCGACGAATCTCGAAGGCTATATCTACATCACCCAGCTCGCGGTCAAGCAGATGCTCGCCCAGAAGTCGGGTGGAAGCGTCGTGGCCATCACGTCATCGCTGGTGAAAAATCCCATCGGTGGTTTGCCGGTGGCCCTGCCGATGATCACGAAGGGCGGTCTCGAGGCCATCACTCGCAGCCTGGCCTCGGAGTATTCGAAGGAACACATCCGCTTCAACGCGGTCGCGCCAGGAGTTGTTGATACTCCTCTCCACAAAGACAACCCGAAGGATTTCCTCAAGACCTTGTCGCCGATGGGCACGATCTCAACTTCGGAGGAGATCGCAAACGCGGTAGTCTATCTCACCGAATCGCGCCAGATCACTGGGGAGGTGCTACACGTGGACGGCGGTGCGCACAACGGCAAATGGTAA
- a CDS encoding LysR family transcriptional regulator yields the protein MDADDLRIVDAVARIGSMNRAAAELNMVQSNVTARIRLLEEELGVQLFVRHSRGVVPSEAGLRLLSYVEQIRALFQQAITAVKEDGTPKGKLRIGMLGTTAGLRLPTLIAQYAQEHPKVELAIITGTTTSLMNQVVEHELDGAFVAGPIHHQELSEESLFFEELVLVSSLSVRNLDDLAKVENLKAIVFREGCSYRQRLSSILDGLGIRYVVMEFASLDAIITCITAGVGITLLPKMLVNRLWTDQSVTVHELPVDQAQVETVFVRRHDRYPTSALDTFLNMSRQISDVAILDRQLEAID from the coding sequence ATGGACGCAGATGACTTGAGGATTGTGGACGCCGTGGCAAGGATCGGCAGCATGAACCGGGCGGCGGCTGAACTGAACATGGTGCAATCAAATGTCACCGCGCGCATTCGCCTCCTGGAGGAAGAGCTCGGCGTTCAGCTATTCGTCAGGCACAGCCGTGGTGTGGTGCCGAGTGAAGCTGGTCTACGCCTCCTTTCCTACGTGGAGCAGATACGTGCACTGTTCCAGCAAGCCATCACGGCGGTCAAAGAGGATGGAACTCCAAAGGGGAAACTGCGTATCGGAATGCTGGGTACCACAGCTGGACTGCGGCTGCCAACACTTATAGCCCAATACGCGCAGGAACATCCGAAGGTCGAGTTAGCCATCATTACGGGTACCACGACATCTCTGATGAATCAGGTGGTGGAACACGAGTTAGATGGTGCCTTTGTGGCAGGGCCTATTCATCATCAAGAACTGAGCGAAGAGTCACTCTTCTTCGAAGAGCTTGTTCTCGTAAGTTCTTTATCCGTACGGAACCTCGATGACCTCGCTAAAGTTGAAAATCTCAAAGCCATTGTGTTTCGAGAGGGGTGTTCTTACCGTCAAAGACTCAGCTCTATCCTAGATGGGCTAGGTATTCGTTACGTGGTGATGGAATTTGCATCTCTTGATGCAATCATTACCTGCATCACTGCAGGCGTAGGTATAACGCTCTTGCCGAAGATGCTGGTGAATAGACTTTGGACAGATCAGTCCGTGACTGTGCATGAGCTCCCAGTGGATCAGGCGCAGGTAGAGACTGTATTTGTTAGACGACATGATCGTTACCCGACGAGCGCACTCGACACCTTCTTGAACATGAGTCGCCAGATCTCGGACGTTGCGATCCTCGATCGACAATTGGAAGCTATCGACTAG
- a CDS encoding cytochrome b/b6 domain-containing protein → MLVAKRHQLLVRCSHWLNIPLLLGLILSGISIYWSSPVYQHKPDPATGNFDVAADIGIWICAHLPGQHHSASPPDWIYNHMSLGPGMLAPALRIHWLCAYLFMLNGMVYAAGLVMGGGWRSLLPRRTDVVDAFRIFRYYLGVPFAKLAHREWLHPRFNTKYNALQRAAYFSVPVAGFLSIATGWAIHKPMQLHWLAALFGGFDTARVWHFWLMWLFIFFVVPHVILVLADGWDTLRAMIVGWSAKVDRSEVIESDQ, encoded by the coding sequence GTGCTCGTGGCTAAACGGCACCAACTTTTGGTGCGCTGCAGCCACTGGCTGAACATCCCGCTCCTTCTTGGCCTTATTCTGAGCGGCATCTCCATTTACTGGTCTTCGCCGGTCTATCAACACAAGCCAGATCCGGCTACCGGAAACTTCGATGTGGCAGCGGATATCGGGATCTGGATCTGCGCGCATCTCCCTGGTCAACACCATTCCGCCAGTCCGCCCGACTGGATTTACAACCACATGAGCCTGGGGCCAGGCATGTTAGCGCCTGCCCTGCGCATTCATTGGTTGTGTGCTTATCTATTCATGCTAAACGGCATGGTGTACGCTGCAGGGCTAGTCATGGGAGGGGGATGGCGCTCCTTGCTGCCTCGCAGGACCGACGTGGTTGACGCGTTCAGGATCTTTCGATACTACCTCGGCGTTCCCTTCGCTAAACTCGCACACCGCGAATGGTTGCATCCCCGTTTCAACACAAAGTACAACGCGCTCCAGCGTGCAGCATACTTTTCTGTTCCGGTCGCCGGATTTCTTTCGATTGCCACAGGCTGGGCGATTCATAAACCGATGCAACTCCATTGGCTGGCTGCGCTATTCGGAGGCTTTGACACAGCGCGTGTATGGCATTTCTGGCTTATGTGGCTCTTCATTTTCTTTGTTGTGCCGCATGTGATTCTGGTTCTCGCCGACGGGTGGGATACGCTTCGCGCAATGATCGTAGGTTGGTCAGCCAAAGTAGACCGGTCGGAGGTCATCGAAAGTGATCAATGA